One Motacilla alba alba isolate MOTALB_02 chromosome 15, Motacilla_alba_V1.0_pri, whole genome shotgun sequence DNA segment encodes these proteins:
- the RANBP1 gene encoding ran-specific GTPase-activating protein, producing MADTAEAHEEHDTSTENADDSNHDPQFEPIVSLPEQEIKTLEEDEEELFKMRAKLFRFASENDLPEWKERGTGDVKLLKHKEKGTIRLLMRRDKTLKICANHYITPLMELKPNAGSDRAWVWNTHADFADESPKPELLAIRFLNAENAQKFKAKFEECRNEVGKTAKKAGTDKNDSADKVAEKLEELSVKEESKESEKKETKEKTEEKQ from the exons ATGGCGGACACGGCG gaaGCACATGAGGAGCATGATACTTCTACTGAAAATGCAGATGACTCTAACCATGATCCTCAGTTTGAGCCCATAGTTTCCCTTCcagagcaagaaataaaaactctggaagaggatgaggaagagcTCTTCAAAAT GCGAGCGAAGCTCTTCCGGTTTGCATCTGAGAATGACCTTCCAGAATGGAAAGAACGAGGAACTGGTGATGTGAAACTCCTGAAACACAAGGAGAAGGGAACCATTCGCCTCCTCATGAGGAGGGATAAAACCCTAAAAATCTGTGCAAACCATTACA TCACACCCTTGATGGAGCTGAAGCCTAACGCTGGGAGCGACAGGGCGTGGGTCTGGAACACACATGCTGACTTTGCAGATGAAAGCCCCAAGCCCGAACTTCTGGCAATCCGATTTCTAAACGCAGAGA atgcacagaaattcaaGGCAAAATTTGAAGAATGCAGGAATGAAGTAGGCAAGACAGCAAAGAAAG CAGGCACAGACAAAAATGATAGTGCTGATAAAGTTGCTGAAAAACTAGAAGAGCTTTCTGTAAAGGAAGAGAGCAAAGAATCTGAGAAGAAAGAGACCaaggaaaaaactgaagaaaagcaataa